In the genome of Carboxydothermus pertinax, the window GGGGAAGGTGTACCCGCCTTTTGACATAATTGTAGTAAATTTAGGTGAAAATAAGGGACGAAGTGACTTTAAAAGGAGGAAAGAATAAATGAGAGAAAAAATTTTGGAGTATTTAATAAAAGCTAATGCTCCGCAGTACCTCGATAAAATCATCGAAGGTCTTGGCCTTACTGATGTTTCGGAAATAAAAAAATTGATTGCGGCTTTAAGAGATTTGGAAAAAGAAGGAGAAGTGTATGTAACAAAGGCCGGTAAATATGGTCTTCCCGAGCAAATGAACATGGTGCGTGGAAAGATTCAGGGGCATCCGAAAGGATTTGCCTTTTTAATTCCCGAGGACCGGGAAAAGCAGGATGTATTTATTTCTCCCACCAATTTAAAAGGAGCCATGCACAACGATCGGGTGTTGGTAAGATATCTTCCTTTTTCCGATGGTAACCGTCCGGAGGGAGAAGTGGTAAAAATTTTAGAGCGGGCCAATAAAACAGTGGTAGGAAGTTTTTACCGCCGGCGCCACTACGGATTGGTGGAACCGGATGATGAGCGGATTACCAGTGCCATTATTGTGCCACCGGGGAAAAAGGGAGTTCGGGTAAAAGACGGGGAAAAAGTGGTGGTGGAAATTACTGCCTATCCGAAAAAGGGGGAACTGCCGGAAGGAAAAATTGTGGAAGTTTTGGGTGACCCAGAAGATCCGGAAACCCGGTTAAATGCCATAATTAAAAAGTATGGTCTATTAGATGCTTTTAAAACTGAGACCATTAAAGAGGCAAAGGCCGTATCTTCCGAAATTGGCCCGGAAGAATTAAAAGGGCGGCGGGATTTACGGGGGGAAATGATTGTTACCATTGACGATGAAGACGCCAAGGATTTAGACGATGCGGTGAGCTTGGTAAAGCTTTCTAACGGTAATTACCAGTTAGGAGTGCATATCGCCGATGTCTCGTATTACGTGCGGGAAGGTTCGGCTTTGGATAAAGAAGCGTTGGAGCGGGGAACCAGTGTTTACCTTGCGGGTAAAGTGTTGCCGATGCTTCCCCCGGAGTTGTCCAATGGAATTTGCAGCTTAAATCCCCAGGTGGACCGGTTAACCCTATCGGTGGTAATGGAAATTACTCCCGCCGGAGAAGTGGTAAGTCATGAAATTTTTCCGTCGGTTATCAAGACCCGGGCCCGGCTTACCTACACCATTGTGAAAAAAGCTGTTTTGGATAAAGATCCAAAAGCCAGGGAAGAGCTCGGGGATTTGGTGCTCATGTTGGAGGAAATGGCCAACCTTGCCATGATTTTAAGAAAGCGCCGGCTTGAGCGGGGGGCAATTGATTTTGACCTTCCCGAAGCGAAAGTAATTCTGGACGATAAAGGGGAAGTGGTGGATATCGTCCGGCGGGAGCGAAACATTGCCCACCAGTTAATTGAGGAGTTTATGTTAATAACCAACGAAACGGTAGCGGAAAGATTTTTCTGGCAGGAAGTGCCGTTTTTGTACCGGATTCACGAAGATCCCGACGAAGGGAAAATCCAAAGCTTAAAAGAGTTTTTAAGGCTTTTTGGTTATAACTTAAAAGGTGGCCGGGACGGGAAATACCACCCCCGCGAATTTCAACGGCTTTTGGAAAAAGTGGCGGGGAGGAAGGAAGAAAGGGTAATCAATGCGGTCATGCTGCGGTCAATGAAACAAGCTCGTTATTCGGCGGAAAGAATCTGGCATTTTGGCCTTGCGGCGGAATACTACACCCACTTTACTTCACCCATTCGCCGTTACCCCGATTTAATGATTCACCGGATAATCCGGGAAGTATTAGAAGGGAAACTTACCCCGCGGCGGGAAGCAAAACTTGCCAAAATTTTACCAAAAGTGGCAAAGCACTCCTCGGAGATGGAACGGCGGGCGATGGAAGCGGAACGGGAATCGGTGGAAATGCGGATGGTGGAATTTATGGCAGGAAAAGAAGGCACCGAATACGATGCAATTATTTCGGGAGTTACTTCTTATGGCTTCTTTGTGCAGCTACCAAATTTAATAGAGGGACTGGTACGGGTCTCTTCCCTTGAGGATGATTATTACCTTTATGACGAAAAAAGCTATGCTTTAATTGGCCGACGGACAAAGAAAGTCTTTCGTCTGGGAGACGAAGTGCGGGTAAGGGTGATAAAAGTAAATACTGTGTCCAGGGAAATTGACTTTGTCTTGGTTAGCAAAAAAGGGGAAAGCCCCAATACCAGGGAGTCGGCCGAGGAAATTTTAGAAAGAATCGTGAAGTAAACTACATCTCTCTTTTTTGGTGAAATAGTTAATAATATTTTGCGTTGGAATTAATTTACGGGAGTGATCTGCTAAGATATATTTAGCCAGGACTACTTTTTGCTCTTAAGTATGATATAATAATTTAAGCCAGTCATTTTTGTAAGGGGAATCATTTATGGAGAAAGTAATTACAGAAAACCGTAAGGCTTTTCATGATTATCATATTTTGGAAAAATACGAAGCAGGTATTTCTTTAAAAGGAACCGAAGTAAAATCGATCCGTCTGGGTCGGGTAAATTTAAGGGATAGCTTTGCCCGGATTGAAAACGGTGAACTCTGGCTTTACAACATGCATATAAGTCCCTATGAGCAGGGGAACCGCTTTAACCACGAACCTAAGAGACCTCGAAAGCTATTAATGCATAAAAGGGAGATTATGCGCCTTTTTGGTAAAACCAGGGAAAAGGGTTTAACATTGGTACCATTAAAGCTTTACTTTAAAGGAAATTATGCTAAAATAGAATTGGGCTTAGCTAAAGGGAAAAAGATTTACGACAAACGGGAAGAGATGGCAAAAAGGGATGCAGCCAGAGAAATTGAGAAGGCTCTTCGAGCTCGTTATTAACCTGGGGGCGTAAAGGGTTCGACGGGGGAACGAAGGGCCGCAAGTAGCGAGGCGAGGACCCCACCTTACCTCGTAAAAAAGGGTGGGAAAGATATAATTGCCAACGAAAGCTACGCTTTAGCTGCTTAAGTCAGCTACGTCCTGACGGAAATTGGCCCGGGATTTCCGCCGGGGCGTGACCCAACCGGGCTGGCTTAGAAAGGGTGTCCCGGCTCTTTCTAAGCGAGATTTTACGGGATATCCCGATTGTGGCCTGCCGGTAGGCACCAATCGGGTGAAAGCTAAAATACCGGCTGCCCTCGGAGAAGCTTTCGGCACTTGTCCTCCGGACGGTGGGTTCAATTCCCCCCGCCTCCACCATCAATAACCACAGTTATTTTAAATTCAACGTCGGTTTTATCATTGTTTACAGTAACTTTATCAATAAATTCCTGGCAAAGCGATTTAAGAGCGACTGGATCATTACTATCTAGTTGCTCTTTTTTGCTTTTTAAGAAGGCAATAATATTGTCTTTGGTGACAATGTTATCCTGCAACTTTAAATACCACTCCTGGAGTTGTACTTCGAGGGTGGCTTTTTTGCTTTCTAATAATTTTAGTTGCTCGACGATAGAATTTACGGTCGATGCGCCATTAGCTAAGGCATTAACCAGGTTGGCTATTTTTCTCCCTGTTTCTTTTAACTCTTTCTCAATATATTTAACTTCTTTCCCCATTTCTTTTTTCTGGCTGGTAAAGCTGGAGTAAATTTTCTCGGCCAATTCCGGGATAGCTTTTTCCGCAAAAAATCTTTCTCTTAATTGCTTTAAAACAAACTCTTCTACTAACTCTTTCCGAACCTTTTGGGAATTGCACTGTCCGGTCCGGCCGTTATAATTGCAGGTATAATAATATAATTTTTTATGCTCTTTGCTTTTTTTGGTAAGATAACTTGATGAATCGCCTATCATTGCATTCCCGCATTCACCGCAATAAATTAAGCCAGAGAGGAGATAAACTGTTTTAGCTTTATTAGAAGCTCTGTTTCTTTTCCTTTTATCCATGATGGACTGAACCCTCCAAAAAAGTTCTTCATCAATAATAGTCGGAATGGTACCCGGAATCTCGATTATTTCATCGGGTGCTTTGGTTAAATGGTGGTTGCGCTTACCCTCTTTTTTAGGAGCGCTTCGATTAAAAATATAAATCCCAATATATTTTTTATTTCGTAATATTTCAAAAATGCTGTTTTTACCAAAAGGCTTGCCTTTTTTTGTTTTAAAGCCGTACTGATTAAGAGCGGAAATAATGTCGTTGTAACTTTTGCCCTGGGCATACAACTCAAAAATAAGCCTTACAATTCTTGCCTCGCTTTCATTCACTACAAGCTTTTTAGTTTCCGGATCAACATCATATCCTAAAGGTGGTAGCCCGCCATTGTGTTTGCCCTGGAGGGCATTTTCCATCATGCCCTTCATTACTTCCCGGGCTAAATTGCGCGAGTAGTATTCGGCTAAGCCTTCCAGAACACTTTCAAGGATAATGCTTTCCGGGCTGTCGTCTAATTGCTCAAGGACGCTTTCTATTCTTACTCCACATCTCCGGAGCTCCCGCTTATAGATAGCACTGTCATATCTATTGCGGGCAAAACGGTCCAGCTTGTGAATGAGAACAATATCAAATAGGCCAAGCTTGGCGTCACTAATCATTCTAAGAAAGTTTGGCCTGTCATCGGTTAACGCTGATCGTGCTTCATCAGCGTATATTTTGACAATGTGGTAGCCTTTTTGCTTTGCATATTCAGAGCAGGCCCTTACCTGAGCAGTTATGGATTCTTCGCGTTGGTTGTCACTGGAAAAACGGGCATAGATTACAGCACGCATAATGCCACCTCCAAAACAAATGTTCGATGTGGGAGCAAAAAGAAAAAAGCGGTGGGGCGCTTTTAAAATTACAAAAATTTATTGTTACTTGTTAGAAGTTAGCAAAGAAGTGATTAATTGTGCAAGTGATGATAGGAACTGATGGTTAGCATAAATTAATCCCGCAAAACCAATGATAACTGAAATTATTATTCCAAAGAACCACTTTTTAGTATCTGCAATATCAGTTTTTATAGTTAAAAATTCTTGGTGTCTTTGATTATCCCTATCACGCATTTCTGATAAGGTTTGGCTAATCATTTGGGCGACTCTTTCTTCAGTTGCTCTCAATGATGCCTTCATATCGCTTATATCACGGTCTAATTTATCTAAGTATTTTTCTTGCCAGTCCATAGAATTAACCTCCTTTGAGGCTGCTTGCTCGATGTTGCTTATTTCGGCATATCTTTCAAAAATATTGTTATGAGCATTTATGACTTCTTGCTTAGTACGGATTATTTCGTTATACATTGCAAAAATGCGGTTATAGATTTTTAATATTAAATAGTATTTTTGGTTATTTTCATTATACGATATATTTTCAAGGTTGTTAATAATCTCGTGAAATTCTTTGTTAAAATTATTAGTTCCCCACTGGTTAGGGAAATTCCTTGAATTAGTAGATAGTCTATTTGACACTCTCTAACACCTCTTTAATAAGCTCTAATGAGAGTTGGAAGTCAGTATGTAATTTGTTGGATATTTTGTTTGCTAAAATACTAGCCTTTAATTTTTCTTCATGATGGACATTGACATGTAAATTTGAGGAAATTTTATCATCCTTAATATCAAAAACAAAAATTAGATTGTTTTTCTCAAAAGCTAAACTTAAAAAAGTTTTTGGTTTATATTGAAAACTTTTTAAGTTTATTTGGATTTTAAATAAATCTTTAACTTCCTCGAGATCTGGGGAGAAGAAATCAAAATTAAAACCATAAGCTATAATATTTCTCTCGTTAGCGGCTTCTAATGATTTTTTTAAAACATCTGGAAAATATTTTGGGATTTCATTATTGGTAGCAACTGTACTTATTTGATATTTATTATCGACAATTGATATATCAAGAGCTTTGTCATTATACTGAATAATTCCTGGTGAAATAGGATCGTTATACCAAATTACATTTGGTTCGCTATCGGTAAATAGCTTTTCGAGTATATCACGCTTAATTTGAAATTTCCCAAACTCTTCAAATACAACAACAAGGTTTAGTGCTTTTAGTTCAATAGACATTTTTAACCCTCCTTTGGAGTTTTATCAAAATATCATTGAATTGGATTACAATTTTAATATTGTTTGTAGGTTTGCTACTAAAATCCCTATAATCATGGCTATTATTCCACTCTTTTATCCTAAACCAAAAACTACCCATCCTATAAAAGAAGTAATAGTTTCAAAATTTACTCCACCAGATGTAAAAAGGTAAACTGCAATAATGGCAATAACAACTAAAATATAGAGAAGTTTTTTCAATATACTCACCTCTTTTTGAAATTTTTGCTCACCATACATAATTTTATTGAGGCGGATTACAAACACTACAAGGCGTGTAACCTCTGGCTTTTGCATCTTTTATAATCGCCTCCCTAAAGAAAAAAGCGGGCTGGCCGCTTTGTTAAATTAATTTATGGTTACAGGGACATTTAAAAAGGTATAATATTCATAATTGGCTCTTAATATTATGCGGACATTTTTTTCTATATTTGGTATCGGTGGCAAGAGAATAACCGAGTCAGCTATTACGCCTGGTTCTATTTCAGAAGGAGCATGCGGGTAGCTTGTATATTCATCTCGGTATTTGTCCATGTAATCTAAAACAAAAGATAAATCGTATTCGTATTGCCTGCCATTACTAATTACTTTCACTAAGGATTCAGCGGGGTCAATTCTTTCAGGACTATTATTTGTATAAGCTACATATATTTTTAAAGCCTTACTATCTTGTTCAACTTTTGTAATTGTTACTTTTACATCTTTAATAGTTATTGAAGCAGGTAAAGATGTAACTTTACTTCCGTTAGGGATATTGCTTTTATCCAGTATTTCAAAACCTTTACTTGTGGTAATTACTTTTTTATTAAGTAAGTCAGTTACTTTATTAAGAGGAACATAAGTTACATTGTTGTATTTAATTGTTGAAATACCAATGCTTTTACCGTTGTAAGAAAGGGTAATTGTATTTAAGTAAGCTTTAATCGTTTTAAGTACAGGTTTTGCTAATACTGTAGTACTGAAGAAAAATAGAGATACAATTACAAATGCAAAAGCATTAAAGATAAATTTCTTTTTCATAATTCCCCCCCTATTTGATTTTGAAAGCAGCCAGCCACTTAAATAAAACTTTATTTAATATTTAATAAGCACAGTATTTAGTTGTGCCTTCAGCCACTTTGTAGCTTTGATTTTGCCGGCATATCATCCTTGCTTCTCTATCGGCAAACTTTTCTTTGGCGTTTCGAGCTAATCGCAAGATTATCTTCTGTTCTGACAATTCGCAAATTAAGTGATAAAGCTCATGGATAAACACAAATAATCGATGTGGGCCATCAAGATCCTGATTTATTACAATGAAATATGTATCTTTCGGCCCTTTGTAAATAAAGCCATCTATCTCGGGGTCTAACTGCTCCAGTTTAACTCTCACATTATAAGCGGCTAAAATATCCTCGAAAAGGCCAGGATTATTCATCAAAAGCTGGAACAATTCGCTTTCGGTAAGCTTAGATGTTTCTTTCATGACTGCCTCCTGAAATGTCAGTTATTTAGGGATTTTGTCGAAATGTCTCTAAAACACAAAGACCCGCTATCGTGAGTGTCGAGA includes:
- the rnr gene encoding ribonuclease R; protein product: MREKILEYLIKANAPQYLDKIIEGLGLTDVSEIKKLIAALRDLEKEGEVYVTKAGKYGLPEQMNMVRGKIQGHPKGFAFLIPEDREKQDVFISPTNLKGAMHNDRVLVRYLPFSDGNRPEGEVVKILERANKTVVGSFYRRRHYGLVEPDDERITSAIIVPPGKKGVRVKDGEKVVVEITAYPKKGELPEGKIVEVLGDPEDPETRLNAIIKKYGLLDAFKTETIKEAKAVSSEIGPEELKGRRDLRGEMIVTIDDEDAKDLDDAVSLVKLSNGNYQLGVHIADVSYYVREGSALDKEALERGTSVYLAGKVLPMLPPELSNGICSLNPQVDRLTLSVVMEITPAGEVVSHEIFPSVIKTRARLTYTIVKKAVLDKDPKAREELGDLVLMLEEMANLAMILRKRRLERGAIDFDLPEAKVILDDKGEVVDIVRRERNIAHQLIEEFMLITNETVAERFFWQEVPFLYRIHEDPDEGKIQSLKEFLRLFGYNLKGGRDGKYHPREFQRLLEKVAGRKEERVINAVMLRSMKQARYSAERIWHFGLAAEYYTHFTSPIRRYPDLMIHRIIREVLEGKLTPRREAKLAKILPKVAKHSSEMERRAMEAERESVEMRMVEFMAGKEGTEYDAIISGVTSYGFFVQLPNLIEGLVRVSSLEDDYYLYDEKSYALIGRRTKKVFRLGDEVRVRVIKVNTVSREIDFVLVSKKGESPNTRESAEEILERIVK
- the smpB gene encoding SsrA-binding protein SmpB encodes the protein MEKVITENRKAFHDYHILEKYEAGISLKGTEVKSIRLGRVNLRDSFARIENGELWLYNMHISPYEQGNRFNHEPKRPRKLLMHKREIMRLFGKTREKGLTLVPLKLYFKGNYAKIELGLAKGKKIYDKREEMAKRDAAREIEKALRARY
- a CDS encoding recombinase family protein; amino-acid sequence: MRAVIYARFSSDNQREESITAQVRACSEYAKQKGYHIVKIYADEARSALTDDRPNFLRMISDAKLGLFDIVLIHKLDRFARNRYDSAIYKRELRRCGVRIESVLEQLDDSPESIILESVLEGLAEYYSRNLAREVMKGMMENALQGKHNGGLPPLGYDVDPETKKLVVNESEARIVRLIFELYAQGKSYNDIISALNQYGFKTKKGKPFGKNSIFEILRNKKYIGIYIFNRSAPKKEGKRNHHLTKAPDEIIEIPGTIPTIIDEELFWRVQSIMDKRKRNRASNKAKTVYLLSGLIYCGECGNAMIGDSSSYLTKKSKEHKKLYYYTCNYNGRTGQCNSQKVRKELVEEFVLKQLRERFFAEKAIPELAEKIYSSFTSQKKEMGKEVKYIEKELKETGRKIANLVNALANGASTVNSIVEQLKLLESKKATLEVQLQEWYLKLQDNIVTKDNIIAFLKSKKEQLDSNDPVALKSLCQEFIDKVTVNNDKTDVEFKITVVIDGGGGGN
- a CDS encoding ImmA/IrrE family metallo-endopeptidase, with the translated sequence MKETSKLTESELFQLLMNNPGLFEDILAAYNVRVKLEQLDPEIDGFIYKGPKDTYFIVINQDLDGPHRLFVFIHELYHLICELSEQKIILRLARNAKEKFADREARMICRQNQSYKVAEGTTKYCAY